The segment GATTTCGGTTTTTTACGATTTCAAAAATTGCCGTCCGAACCGTTTCAAGTCCCAAACCGCCAACAACAATAAGTAGATTTCTTTGTTTAGCCAATTCTAAGGGAAACGGCCGGCCATACGGCCCGCGCACCCCGACTTTATCCCCCACCTTTAGAGCGTGCATCGCTTCTGTCACCATTCCGACATTTCTTGCGCAAACCTGAAATTTATTTTTCAATGAAGCATCGGAACAAAGACAAAACGGCGCCTCTCCATATCCCGGCAGAGAAATTTCCACAAATTGACCGCTTCGAACCATAAATCCGCGCGGGGCAACAAGGGTAAATAATTTTGAATTTGAACCCTCGTCCTCAATTTTTAAAATTTTTACCGATTGCGTTTCGTATTGATTTTTCATAACTCCGCCAACACTTTAAAAATATTTATATTTACCGGACAAACCTTCGCGCAGCGGCCACAACCGACGCAACCCATAATTTGAAATTGATCGGGAATTCTAACAAATTTATGGTAATACCAAAAATGAATTCTCTCGGCCGTAGTGCGCAAAAACTTATGCCCGCCGGCAACTTCCGAAAAATCATTATAAAAACAAGCGGACCACGCGCGCTTGCGAACACCACTGCCATTGATTAAATTTGGCTGATCTTTTATATCAAAACAAAAACAGGTCGGACAAATTAAAGTACATTTGCCACATTCAATGCATCGCGCCCCAACATCTTCTTCCCAAATTTCTTTTTTATAAGTTTTCCGAAGCGCGTCGCGATATTTTACCATCATCGGATCTAATCCCTCTTCCTTAATCGGCCCGGCGTACGCGATATGTTCGTAATTCTTATATCCAAAATCCTCTAAAATTTTTTGTCCTTCTTCCGAGCCGGTATAAACAAAATATTTATTATTCTGCACTTCCAAAAAGATATCAAACTGCAAATGTTCCAAAATATTTTCTTCATATTTAACCTGAAAAAGA is part of the Patescibacteria group bacterium genome and harbors:
- a CDS encoding 4Fe-4S dicluster domain-containing protein, translated to MTHGELQQFIAFLMKRGYKVWAPEKRPGEVVYAEVDDAKKVKLISEPPLHSFKRFLVPPEETLFEYKKEKMAEVKKAEKQVIFGINPIDLKAVVLLNQVFERDPWYQERMRQTFIIGQSLIPENVEQNLFQVKYEENILEHLQFDIFLEVQNNKYFVYTGSEEGQKILEDFGYKNYEHIAYAGPIKEEGLDPMMVKYRDALRKTYKKEIWEEDVGARCIECGKCTLICPTCFCFDIKDQPNLINGSGVRKRAWSACFYNDFSEVAGGHKFLRTTAERIHFWYYHKFVRIPDQFQIMGCVGCGRCAKVCPVNINIFKVLAEL